From Acipenser ruthenus chromosome 2, fAciRut3.2 maternal haplotype, whole genome shotgun sequence, a single genomic window includes:
- the LOC117403486 gene encoding E3 ubiquitin-protein ligase DTX3L-like, translated as MSRSSEIFTDVTMTIDLNKFQDEDEVCHMLLGRNVTKHNRHLEITGSFHEIENVFLKLQSLKSCPAAHLLNSDNRGPLYPTRTEPVKVDRTVMKYIDEKYSKELDKVRANMVSITRNCTRQGYIVDFISIKSTPGPECSKARERFITFYQKIATNLQVKTLPIKAPSSVTRFRDILEEELPRMVIGTEGGSLKLTGNYLDVMRAEQIISTHNPGKHVGNHHSNTSDVDGTSKGSRQSRNKASSSSPVKEQHKAKEEACPICLDEIKETERETLARCQHSFCRGCLKSAFDNKPACPVCGVLYGEVKGTQPRNGTMSISQSSVSLPGYEKHGTLVIKYDIPSGVQGDEHPSPGQRYWGASRTAYLPDSALGRKVLALLRRAFDQQLIFTIGTSSTTGMSDVVTWNDIHHKTSTHGGPTRYGYPDPDYLRRVQDELKAKGIY; from the exons ATGTCCCGCAGTAGCGAG ATATTTACAGATGTCACCATGACTATTGACTTAAACAAATTCCAGGATGAAGATGAAGTGTGCCACATGTTGTTGGGAAGAAATGTAACGAAACATAACAGACATTTAGAAATCACAGGCTCGTTTCAtgaaattgaaaatgtttttttgaagCTGCAGTCGTTGAAATCCTGTCCTGCCGCCCACCTTCTGAACTCGGATAACCGGGGTCCCCTCTACCCTACAAGGACAGAGCCAGTGAAAGTCGACAGAACGGTCATGAAATACATTGATGAGAAATACTCCAAAGAACTGGACAAAGTACGAGCGAACATGGTTTCAATAACTAGGAACTGCACAAGGCAAGGATACATTGTGGATTTCATTTCCATTAAATCCACACCAGGTCCAGAGTGTTCCAAAGCAAGAGAAAGATTTATAACCTTTTATCAGAAGATTGCAACAAACCTGCAGGTAAAGACGTTGCCGATTAAAGCACCCAGTTCTGTTACACGGTTTAGAGATATTCTTGAGGAAGAGCTCCCCAGGATGGTGATCGGCACAGAAGGGGGTTCTCTTAAGCTGACTGGCAACTACCTTGATGTGATGAGAGCGGAACAGATCATATCAACTCATAATCCAGGCAAACATGTGGGAAACCATCATTCAAACACCTCTGACGTGGACGGCACCAGTAAAGGTAGCAGGCAGTCCAGGAATAAGGCATCAAGTTCATCACCAGTGAAAGAGCAACACAAAGCCAAAGAAGAGGCTTGTCCAATTTGTTTGGATGAAATTAAAGAAACCGAGAGAGAGACATTGGCACGCTGTCAGCATTCATTTTGTAGAGGCTGCTTGAAGAGTGCTTTTGATAATAAACCTGCCTGCCCTGTCTGTGGGGTCCTTTATGGAGAGGTGAAAGGAACACAGCCGAGGAATGGCACGATGTCCATCTCCCAGTCCAGTGTATCTCTCCCTGGGTATGAGAAGCATGGCACTCTTGTAATAAAGTATGATATACCCAGTGGAGTCCAGGGG GATGAGCATCCCAGTCCTGGCCAACGGTATTGGGGTGCATCCCGCACAGCTTATCTTCCAGACTCAGCACTGGGCAGAAAGGTCCTTGCCCTTCTGAGGCGAGCCTTTGATCAGCAGCTCATCTTTACCATTGGAACCTCCTCCACTACTGGCATGAGCGATGTGGTCACATGGAACGATATCCACCACAAAACCAGCACACATGGCGGACCAACAAG GTATGGATATCCAGATCCAGATTATCTCAGACGAGTTCAGGACGAACTAAAAGCAAAAGGGATTTACTGA